A window of the Gemmatirosa kalamazoonensis genome harbors these coding sequences:
- a CDS encoding dicarboxylate/amino acid:cation symporter: MSLTTRVLVALVLGLALGVLVSAVGSPALVRAAGAIEPLGTLWINAIRMVVIPLVVASLVVGVASSSDTRSVGRIGGRALVVFVVALLVGGVYAVLVATPLLRLVPLSPAATSALRASAASTAAVAREGATKIPTAAQWLVDLVPPNPVKAAADGAMLPLIVFTLLFALAASRLTAERRAPLVGFFHAVADASLVLVRWVLAVAPIGVFALALPLAARLGAAAAGAVASYVVITAAATTLFMLLVLYPAAVVLGRVPLGRFARAALPAQAVAFSSRSSLAALPAMIETARTRLALPEAVTTFLLPLAAATFRVGGAVGQTIGALFLARLYGVTLDVEAMLAIVATVVVMTFSIPGVPAGSVIAIVPVLLAAGIPVEGLGILIGVDTIPDMFRTTTNVTGDLVAATIVGGRGGATPRTSFRGTEEGLKED, encoded by the coding sequence ATGTCGCTCACGACCCGCGTGCTCGTCGCGCTCGTCCTCGGTCTCGCGCTCGGCGTCCTCGTCTCCGCGGTGGGCTCGCCGGCGCTCGTGCGCGCGGCGGGGGCGATCGAGCCGCTCGGCACGTTGTGGATCAACGCCATCCGGATGGTCGTGATCCCGCTCGTCGTCGCGAGCCTCGTGGTGGGCGTGGCGTCGTCGTCGGACACGCGGTCGGTGGGACGGATCGGAGGGCGCGCGCTCGTGGTGTTCGTCGTCGCGCTGCTCGTCGGCGGCGTGTACGCGGTGCTTGTCGCCACGCCGCTGCTGCGGCTCGTGCCGTTGTCGCCGGCCGCGACGTCGGCGCTGCGGGCGAGCGCCGCGTCGACGGCCGCGGTCGCGCGCGAGGGCGCGACGAAGATCCCTACGGCCGCGCAGTGGCTCGTGGATCTCGTGCCCCCGAATCCCGTGAAAGCCGCGGCCGACGGCGCGATGCTGCCGCTCATCGTGTTCACGCTGCTGTTCGCGCTCGCCGCGTCGCGCCTAACGGCGGAGCGGCGGGCGCCACTCGTCGGCTTCTTCCATGCGGTGGCCGACGCGTCGCTCGTGCTCGTGCGGTGGGTGCTCGCGGTGGCGCCGATCGGCGTGTTCGCGCTCGCGCTGCCGCTCGCCGCGCGGTTGGGTGCCGCGGCGGCGGGCGCGGTGGCGTCGTACGTCGTGATCACCGCCGCGGCGACGACGCTGTTCATGCTGCTCGTGCTGTACCCCGCCGCGGTCGTGCTCGGGCGCGTGCCGCTCGGCCGCTTCGCGCGCGCGGCGCTTCCCGCGCAGGCGGTGGCGTTCAGCTCGCGGTCGTCGCTCGCCGCGTTGCCGGCGATGATCGAGACGGCGCGCACTCGGCTCGCGCTGCCCGAGGCGGTGACGACGTTCCTGCTGCCGCTCGCCGCGGCGACGTTCCGCGTGGGCGGCGCGGTCGGGCAGACGATCGGCGCGCTGTTCCTCGCGCGCCTCTACGGCGTCACGCTCGACGTCGAGGCCATGCTCGCGATCGTCGCGACGGTCGTGGTGATGACGTTCAGCATCCCCGGCGTGCCCGCGGGCTCGGTCATCGCGATCGTGCCGGTGCTGCTCGCGGCGGGCATTCCGGTCGAGGGGCTCGGCATCCTCATCGGCGTGGACACGATCCCGGACATGTTCCGCACGACGACGAACGTCACCGGCGACCTCGTGGCGGCGACGATCGTGGGGGGCAGGGGCGGGGCGACTCCACGGACGAGTTTCCGTGGGACTGAAGAAGGACTGAAGGAGGACTGA
- a CDS encoding ABC transporter permease → MPTPKPPLWRRYLRFWGANPAQDLDDEFRFHLDTEIEELVAAGMSPERARAAALAKFGDVEAARADCRASDERREARAQRAASLDVLRQDVKHTWRSFRRRPRFLAAAVLTLAIGIGANTAIFSVVNGVLLSDPGYRDPDRLVLLWQTARDVPQIAVSYQDFLDWQQRTRSFEGGGAGLAAVNGYESFTLTGVAEPERLSGALTTGNMFRVLGVSAAHGRTLTPADEAAGAEPVAVLTDKFWRRRFAGDERVVGRTILLDGRSYTIVGVMPPSFRFGGVDVWVPIGQFAHEERFASRSNHPGLTGIGRLRPGVTLDAMNADLARVSAQIHKEHPETDGIGAAGTSLEEITVGGVRPALRMLWAAVGLVLLIACANVANLMLGRVAERRHDFALRAAIGAGRRRLVRQALTESVVLALLGGALGVALAWAGVKLLLALEPANLPRLSAIRVDGVVLAFALGVSLVTGLLFGVVPARMLARSDPIGTLREAGRGAVGTGRRRGLAAGLTVTEVALALVLLVGAGLLLRSFAKLTGVAPGFDPRHVVAGLVELPKARYPDDASRRRAFDELLRRAAAVPGVEVAALGSDLPVNSGWQTTVTFEGVTFREGNPPLLDATLASTGFFRALRVKLLEGRTFEPADDASHPRVAVVSARVARRVFGASSAVGRRIKQGPRESDAPWITIVGVVDDVRNDGLATEPRGTLYFPFDQSPGSSSWVIVRTTLPAGRVVPALRRELAAIDRDLPLSEVQTLEDALSRTVSQPRFSMLMLTIFAGAALLLAAVGLYGVIATGVAQRQREISVRIALGARPRSVVRWVVGQSLRLTVVGIAIGAAAAYASGRVLASLLYEVRPTDPPVFVAVAVLLAAVAVVAALVPAMRAARTDPAAVIRET, encoded by the coding sequence ATGCCCACGCCCAAGCCGCCGCTCTGGCGACGCTATCTCCGCTTCTGGGGCGCGAACCCGGCGCAGGATCTCGACGACGAGTTCCGCTTCCACCTCGACACCGAGATCGAGGAGCTGGTCGCGGCCGGGATGTCGCCGGAGCGCGCGCGGGCCGCCGCGCTCGCGAAGTTCGGCGACGTGGAAGCGGCGCGCGCCGATTGCCGCGCGTCGGACGAGCGGCGCGAGGCGCGCGCCCAACGGGCCGCGTCGCTCGACGTGCTGCGCCAGGACGTGAAGCACACGTGGCGGTCGTTCCGACGGCGCCCGCGCTTCCTCGCCGCCGCGGTGCTCACGCTCGCCATCGGCATCGGCGCGAACACCGCGATCTTCAGCGTCGTGAACGGCGTGCTGCTGAGCGACCCGGGCTACCGTGATCCCGACCGGCTCGTGCTGCTCTGGCAGACGGCGCGCGACGTGCCGCAGATCGCGGTGTCGTATCAGGACTTCCTCGACTGGCAGCAGCGCACGCGGAGCTTCGAGGGCGGTGGCGCGGGCCTCGCCGCCGTGAACGGCTACGAGTCGTTCACGCTCACCGGCGTGGCCGAGCCGGAGCGCCTCTCGGGCGCGCTGACGACGGGGAACATGTTCCGCGTGCTCGGCGTGAGCGCCGCGCATGGCCGCACGCTCACGCCGGCTGACGAGGCCGCGGGGGCCGAGCCGGTCGCGGTGCTCACCGACAAGTTCTGGCGGCGTCGCTTCGCCGGCGACGAGCGCGTCGTCGGCCGCACCATCCTGCTCGACGGGCGGAGCTACACGATCGTCGGCGTGATGCCGCCGTCGTTCCGCTTCGGCGGCGTCGACGTGTGGGTGCCGATCGGGCAGTTCGCGCACGAGGAGCGCTTCGCGTCGCGCAGCAACCACCCGGGGCTCACCGGCATCGGGCGGCTGCGGCCGGGCGTCACGCTCGACGCGATGAACGCCGACCTGGCGCGCGTGTCGGCGCAGATCCACAAGGAGCATCCCGAGACGGACGGCATCGGCGCCGCCGGCACGTCGCTCGAGGAGATCACCGTCGGCGGCGTGCGCCCCGCGCTGCGCATGCTGTGGGCGGCCGTCGGGCTCGTGCTGCTCATCGCCTGCGCGAACGTCGCGAACCTGATGCTCGGCCGCGTGGCCGAGCGGCGGCACGACTTCGCGCTGCGCGCGGCGATCGGCGCGGGGCGGCGGCGGCTCGTGCGGCAGGCGCTCACGGAGAGCGTGGTGCTCGCGCTGTTGGGCGGCGCGCTCGGCGTCGCGCTCGCGTGGGCCGGCGTGAAGCTGCTGCTCGCGCTGGAGCCCGCGAACCTGCCGCGGCTCTCCGCGATCCGCGTGGACGGCGTGGTGCTCGCGTTCGCGCTCGGCGTGTCGCTCGTCACGGGGCTGCTGTTCGGCGTGGTGCCGGCGCGCATGCTGGCGCGGAGCGATCCGATCGGCACGCTGCGCGAGGCGGGGCGCGGCGCGGTGGGCACCGGCCGGCGGCGCGGGCTCGCCGCGGGGCTCACGGTGACCGAGGTGGCGCTCGCGCTCGTGCTGCTCGTGGGCGCGGGGCTGCTGCTCCGCAGCTTCGCGAAGCTCACCGGCGTCGCGCCGGGATTCGACCCGCGGCACGTCGTGGCCGGGCTCGTGGAGCTGCCGAAGGCGCGCTATCCCGACGACGCGTCGCGGCGTCGCGCGTTCGACGAGCTGCTGCGGCGCGCGGCCGCGGTGCCGGGCGTGGAGGTGGCGGCGTTAGGCAGCGACCTCCCGGTGAACAGCGGGTGGCAGACGACGGTGACGTTCGAGGGCGTGACGTTCCGCGAGGGGAACCCGCCGCTGCTCGACGCGACGCTGGCGTCGACGGGCTTCTTCCGCGCGCTCCGGGTGAAGCTGCTCGAGGGCCGCACGTTCGAGCCGGCCGACGATGCGTCGCACCCGCGCGTCGCGGTGGTGAGCGCGCGCGTGGCGCGGCGGGTGTTCGGCGCATCGAGCGCGGTGGGGCGTCGCATCAAGCAGGGGCCACGCGAGTCGGACGCGCCGTGGATCACGATCGTCGGCGTGGTGGACGACGTGCGCAACGACGGCCTCGCGACGGAGCCGCGCGGCACGCTGTACTTCCCGTTCGATCAGTCGCCCGGGAGCTCGTCGTGGGTCATCGTGCGCACGACGCTGCCGGCGGGGCGCGTGGTGCCGGCGCTGCGGCGCGAGCTCGCGGCGATCGACCGGGACCTGCCGCTGTCGGAGGTGCAGACGCTGGAGGACGCGCTGTCGCGCACGGTGTCGCAGCCGCGCTTCTCGATGCTCATGCTCACGATCTTCGCCGGCGCCGCGCTGCTGCTCGCCGCGGTGGGGCTGTACGGCGTGATCGCGACCGGCGTCGCGCAGCGGCAGCGCGAGATCAGCGTGCGTATCGCGCTCGGCGCGCGCCCGCGCAGCGTGGTGCGGTGGGTGGTCGGCCAGTCGCTCCGGCTGACGGTCGTCGGCATCGCGATCGGCGCGGCGGCGGCGTACGCGTCGGGGCGCGTCCTCGCGTCGCTGCTCTACGAGGTGCGTCCGACCGACCCGCCGGTGTTCGTCGCGGTGGCGGTGCTGCTCGCCGCTGTGGCCGTGGTGGCGGCGCTCGTGCCGGCGATGCGCGCGGCACGCACGGATCCGGCGGCGGTCATTCGCGAGACCTGA
- a CDS encoding PadR family transcriptional regulator, producing MPTTATQLGLLQGTLDVLVLKALSWGPQHGHAVARLIRSSTDGAFEVLDGSLYAALHRMEERGWVEAEWGLSDRGKRAKFYRLTASGRQQLRAEVSAWQKYAVAVGKMLGAVAQPA from the coding sequence ATGCCGACCACCGCCACCCAGCTCGGCCTCCTCCAGGGCACGCTCGACGTGCTCGTGCTCAAGGCGCTGTCGTGGGGCCCGCAGCACGGCCACGCCGTCGCGCGCCTGATCCGCAGCTCCACCGACGGCGCGTTCGAGGTGCTCGACGGCTCGCTCTACGCCGCGCTCCACCGCATGGAGGAGCGCGGGTGGGTGGAGGCGGAGTGGGGACTCAGCGACCGGGGAAAGCGCGCGAAGTTCTACCGCCTCACCGCGTCCGGCCGGCAGCAGCTCCGGGCCGAGGTCTCGGCGTGGCAGAAGTACGCGGTCGCCGTGGGCAAGATGCTCGGCGCCGTCGCCCAACCCGCCTAA
- a CDS encoding carboxymuconolactone decarboxylase family protein: MRIAPLDLDHAPTDARAAADDHAAHVGRITNMKRTLLHSVPAFRALMTWYDLRDTVRPFLGDRLTTIFAHAVSAETDCLICSTFFRRILIDSGEDPDRLALSDAEAEIVAFGRAMARDQHRVPDDVFAPLRARYTDAQLVALTAFGALMIATNVVNNALGVPLDGYLEPYRRERAHAGA; the protein is encoded by the coding sequence ATGCGCATCGCCCCGCTCGACCTCGACCACGCGCCCACCGACGCCCGCGCCGCCGCGGACGACCACGCGGCCCACGTCGGACGCATCACGAACATGAAGCGTACGCTGCTCCACTCCGTGCCGGCGTTCCGCGCGCTCATGACGTGGTACGACCTCCGCGACACCGTGCGCCCGTTCCTCGGCGACCGCCTCACGACGATCTTCGCGCACGCCGTGTCGGCGGAGACCGACTGCCTGATCTGCTCCACGTTCTTCCGCCGCATCCTCATCGACTCCGGCGAGGATCCCGACCGGCTCGCGCTCTCCGACGCGGAGGCCGAGATCGTCGCGTTCGGGCGCGCGATGGCCCGCGACCAGCACCGCGTCCCGGACGACGTGTTCGCGCCGCTCCGCGCGCGCTACACCGACGCGCAGCTCGTCGCGCTCACCGCGTTCGGCGCGCTCATGATCGCGACGAACGTCGTCAACAACGCGCTCGGCGTGCCGCTCGACGGCTACCTCGAGCCCTACCGGCGGGAGCGCGCACATGCCGGCGCCTGA
- a CDS encoding mycofactocin-coupled SDR family oxidoreductase, which translates to MPAPEGRFRDRVLFVTGAAHGQGRATALAFAREGASVAAFDVAKPLAYPGYGMGTSDDLRSLAAECEALGARCLTFAGDVRDDAAVTAAVDETVRTLGTIDVLFNNAGICAYGLAHELTEDAWDAMLDINLKGAWLVARRVIPVMIRQRRGVIVNNSSVAGLRGMGRLSHYAASKWGLTGLTKSWAIELAPHGVRVNAIHPTGVNTPMNDGLAELEGTTPQAIAERSAGNLLPVPWIEPQDVAAAVLYLASDEARYVTGASLVLDAGLLTR; encoded by the coding sequence ATGCCGGCGCCTGAGGGTCGCTTCCGCGACCGCGTGCTGTTCGTCACCGGCGCGGCGCACGGGCAGGGGCGCGCCACGGCGCTCGCGTTCGCGCGCGAGGGCGCCAGCGTCGCGGCGTTCGACGTCGCGAAGCCCCTCGCCTACCCCGGCTACGGCATGGGGACGTCCGACGATCTGCGATCGCTCGCCGCGGAGTGCGAGGCGTTAGGCGCACGCTGCCTGACGTTCGCCGGCGACGTGCGCGACGACGCCGCGGTCACTGCCGCGGTCGACGAGACGGTGCGCACCCTGGGCACCATCGACGTCCTGTTCAACAACGCCGGCATCTGCGCCTACGGCCTCGCCCACGAGCTCACCGAGGACGCGTGGGACGCGATGCTCGACATCAACCTCAAGGGCGCGTGGCTCGTCGCGCGGCGGGTCATCCCCGTGATGATCCGCCAGCGGCGCGGCGTCATCGTCAACAACTCCTCCGTCGCCGGGCTGCGCGGCATGGGACGGCTGTCGCACTACGCGGCGTCGAAATGGGGACTCACCGGGCTCACGAAGTCGTGGGCCATCGAGCTCGCGCCGCACGGCGTGCGCGTGAACGCGATCCATCCCACCGGCGTCAACACGCCGATGAACGACGGCCTCGCCGAGCTCGAAGGCACGACGCCGCAGGCGATCGCCGAGCGCTCGGCCGGCAACCTGCTGCCCGTGCCGTGGATCGAGCCGCAGGACGTCGCCGCGGCAGTGCTCTACCTCGCCTCCGACGAGGCGCGATACGTGACGGGCGCGTCACTCGTCCTCGACGCGGGATTGCTGACCCGGTAG
- a CDS encoding sensor histidine kinase, whose translation MAAVVLLGLLTFGTTQRGRESTAWVGHTYEVLASLEAAQGRAVDAETGVRGFAATGVPRFLDPYASAEGDARRELQRLRRLTVDNPGQQRRLDTLEARLTRVFSHLDSAVALVRARAPAQMSAPEVTALFAGGKAEMDAVRVAVAAVGAEERRLLAARTAADRRLDELMGLAVFGETLAAAVCVLVVALLLAAAERAQERHAEAEHAARVEAEDAAERLQEQAIELEALNLELHEQAEALEARGAEAERAREEAESASRVKGQLLSTVSHELRTPLNAIGGYAELLELGLRGPLTDAQREDISRIRRANQHLTGLVTDLLNFARLESGQVAFERADVALATVVDDLEALLAPQLAAKGLAFVHHACAPAPPAPPWVVRADAEKLRQLLLNLLTNAIKFTEPGGQVMLVCESDADAGVVRLVVRDTGRGIEAEHLARIFEPFVQVDRHRTPASQQGVGLGLAISRDLARGMDGDLTAESTPGQGSTFTLTLPAATPMD comes from the coding sequence GTGGCCGCCGTGGTGCTCCTCGGGCTGTTGACGTTCGGCACGACGCAGCGGGGGCGGGAATCGACCGCGTGGGTCGGGCATACCTATGAAGTGCTCGCCTCGCTGGAGGCCGCGCAGGGTCGGGCCGTGGATGCCGAGACGGGCGTGCGCGGCTTCGCGGCGACGGGCGTGCCGCGCTTCCTCGACCCGTACGCCAGCGCCGAGGGCGACGCCCGCCGCGAGCTCCAGCGGCTCCGGCGCCTGACGGTCGACAACCCCGGGCAGCAGCGGCGGCTCGACACCCTCGAGGCCCGGCTCACGCGGGTCTTCTCGCACCTGGACTCCGCGGTGGCGCTCGTGCGCGCCCGCGCGCCGGCGCAGATGTCCGCGCCGGAGGTCACGGCGCTGTTCGCCGGCGGCAAGGCGGAGATGGACGCCGTGCGCGTGGCGGTGGCGGCCGTGGGCGCCGAGGAGCGGCGGCTCCTCGCCGCGCGCACCGCCGCCGACCGCCGGCTCGATGAGCTGATGGGTCTGGCCGTCTTCGGCGAGACGCTCGCCGCCGCCGTGTGCGTGCTGGTCGTCGCCCTGCTGCTCGCGGCCGCCGAGCGCGCCCAGGAGCGTCACGCCGAGGCCGAGCACGCGGCGCGGGTCGAGGCCGAGGACGCCGCGGAGCGGCTGCAGGAGCAGGCGATCGAGCTCGAGGCGCTGAACCTGGAGCTCCACGAGCAGGCGGAGGCGCTCGAGGCGCGCGGCGCCGAGGCCGAGCGGGCGCGGGAGGAGGCCGAATCGGCGAGCCGGGTGAAGGGGCAGCTGCTCTCGACCGTGAGCCACGAGCTGCGCACCCCGCTGAACGCGATCGGCGGCTACGCGGAGCTGCTCGAGCTCGGGCTCCGCGGCCCGCTCACCGACGCGCAGCGCGAGGACATCTCACGCATCCGGCGCGCGAACCAGCACCTGACGGGGCTCGTGACCGACCTGCTGAACTTCGCGCGGCTGGAGTCGGGGCAGGTCGCGTTCGAGCGGGCCGACGTGGCGCTCGCGACCGTCGTCGACGACCTGGAGGCACTGCTCGCCCCGCAGCTCGCGGCGAAGGGGCTCGCGTTCGTTCACCACGCATGCGCGCCGGCACCCCCGGCGCCGCCGTGGGTGGTGCGGGCCGACGCGGAGAAGCTGCGGCAGCTTCTCCTCAACCTCCTCACGAACGCCATCAAGTTCACGGAGCCGGGTGGGCAGGTGATGCTCGTGTGCGAGTCGGACGCCGACGCGGGGGTGGTGCGGCTCGTCGTGCGCGACACCGGGCGCGGGATCGAGGCCGAGCACCTGGCGCGCATCTTCGAGCCGTTCGTGCAGGTGGACCGGCACCGCACCCCCGCGAGCCAGCAGGGCGTCGGACTCGGTCTGGCGATCAGCCGCGACCTCGCCCGCGGCATGGACGGCGACCTGACGGCGGAGAGCACGCCGGGGCAGGGGAGCACGTTCACGCTGACGCTCCCGGCCGCTACCCCAATGGACTGA
- a CDS encoding formylglycine-generating enzyme family protein — translation MSDVLANALGHLLVAATLAGMVRLPAGSYEPLYRRAGEGRVAVAAFALDIEPATNADYLAFVRANPQWRRGAVKPLFAERGYLATWRDALAPGDAYALRRPVTDVSWFAAKAYCAWRGKRLPTVDEWEYAAAASETRRDAAREPDFVRRLLSLYARRSAHALPVGGAARNAYGVRDLHELAWEWTLDFNGILVSDDSRDGGSGVAASDHALFCASAAVGATDPTNYPAFMRYAVRAGLTGRSTLRTLGVRCAV, via the coding sequence GTGAGTGACGTGCTCGCGAACGCGCTCGGCCACCTGCTCGTCGCCGCGACGCTCGCCGGGATGGTGCGCCTCCCGGCGGGATCGTACGAGCCGCTCTACCGGCGCGCCGGCGAGGGGCGAGTGGCCGTCGCCGCGTTCGCGCTCGACATCGAGCCGGCGACGAACGCCGACTACCTCGCGTTCGTCCGCGCGAACCCGCAGTGGCGGCGCGGCGCCGTGAAGCCGCTGTTCGCCGAGCGCGGGTATCTCGCGACGTGGCGCGACGCGCTCGCGCCGGGCGACGCCTACGCGCTGCGTCGCCCCGTCACCGACGTCTCGTGGTTCGCCGCGAAGGCGTACTGTGCGTGGCGCGGCAAGCGCCTGCCGACGGTGGACGAGTGGGAGTACGCCGCCGCGGCGAGCGAGACGCGGCGCGACGCGGCGCGCGAGCCGGACTTCGTGCGCCGGCTGTTGAGCCTCTACGCGCGCCGCTCGGCGCATGCGCTGCCCGTCGGCGGCGCCGCGCGCAACGCGTACGGCGTGCGCGACCTGCACGAGCTGGCGTGGGAGTGGACGCTCGACTTCAACGGGATCCTCGTCTCCGACGACTCGCGCGACGGCGGCAGCGGCGTGGCGGCGAGCGACCACGCGCTGTTCTGCGCGAGCGCCGCCGTCGGCGCGACCGATCCCACGAACTATCCGGCGTTCATGCGCTACGCGGTGCGCGCCGGCCTCACCGGACGCTCGACGCTCCGCACGCTCGGCGTGCGCTGCGCCGTGTGA
- a CDS encoding SCO family protein, which produces MTPRLALLIAAALSGAAACTRPERAAPRAPVESVDAYSVYDLGSTWRDQRGAERTLASLRGRPQAVAMVYTHCTSTCPLIIGELRRIAASTTAGIVLVSLDPERDTAGRLAAYAAEHDLDASRWTLLSGSDGDVRDLAATLGVRYRRLSAEELAHSNAITLLDADGAVVHQQATLAGTPETIRLARRLAR; this is translated from the coding sequence ATGACGCCTCGCCTTGCACTCCTCATCGCCGCCGCGCTGTCAGGCGCCGCCGCGTGCACCCGTCCGGAGCGCGCCGCGCCGCGGGCACCGGTCGAGAGCGTGGATGCGTACTCGGTCTACGACCTCGGATCGACGTGGCGCGACCAGCGCGGCGCCGAGCGCACGCTCGCCTCGCTGCGCGGCCGGCCGCAGGCGGTGGCGATGGTTTACACGCACTGCACGAGCACGTGCCCGCTCATCATCGGGGAGCTGAGGCGCATCGCCGCGTCGACGACGGCGGGGATCGTGCTCGTGTCGCTCGATCCCGAGCGCGACACGGCCGGCCGCCTCGCCGCATATGCGGCCGAGCATGACCTCGACGCGTCGCGGTGGACGCTGCTGAGCGGCAGCGACGGCGACGTGCGCGATCTCGCCGCGACGCTCGGCGTGCGCTACCGCCGGCTGTCGGCGGAGGAGCTCGCGCACTCGAACGCGATCACGCTGCTCGACGCCGACGGCGCCGTGGTGCACCAGCAGGCGACGCTGGCCGGCACGCCGGAGACGATCCGGCTCGCGCGGCGCCTCGCGCGTTGA
- a CDS encoding DUF542 domain-containing protein, producing the protein MNQSSIRIPRVDEARSVNELLRDHPETAVVFNAFGIDACCGGARSLRDAAADDGADLAILLGTLERTIHQSQVRP; encoded by the coding sequence ATGAATCAGTCATCCATTCGCATCCCGCGCGTCGACGAGGCGCGCAGCGTGAACGAGCTGCTCCGCGACCATCCGGAAACGGCGGTGGTCTTCAATGCGTTCGGCATCGACGCGTGCTGCGGCGGCGCGCGCTCCCTCCGGGACGCCGCCGCGGACGACGGCGCCGACCTGGCGATCCTCCTCGGCACCCTCGAGCGGACGATCCACCAATCGCAGGTGCGGCCGTGA
- a CDS encoding cupin domain-containing protein — protein MIRLDPIRAARDAAAPHPSRPATAIVHDSPDARLVVFRLGPGQHVPPHRNASSVHLVVLAGRGVLTGEKDGTPVDAACAAGDMVVYAPNELHAMRAESEELLLLAAITPRPGTR, from the coding sequence GTGATCCGGCTCGATCCCATCCGCGCCGCGCGCGACGCGGCCGCCCCGCACCCCTCGCGCCCGGCGACCGCGATCGTGCACGACTCACCCGACGCGCGGCTCGTCGTGTTCCGGCTCGGGCCGGGGCAGCACGTACCGCCACACCGCAACGCGTCGTCGGTGCACCTCGTGGTCCTTGCCGGACGCGGCGTGCTCACCGGCGAGAAGGACGGCACACCGGTGGACGCGGCGTGCGCCGCCGGCGACATGGTCGTCTACGCGCCTAACGAGCTGCACGCCATGCGCGCCGAATCCGAGGAGCTGCTGCTGCTCGCGGCGATCACGCCGCGACCGGGGACACGCTGA
- a CDS encoding cbb3-type cytochrome c oxidase subunit I: MEWFVKAFLKASLAWLALGVTFGVAMAAYPPWTIYRLAHVHMVLLGFVTMMIYGVAYHVIPRFSGNPLRSRRAAAWHWWGSNAGLALMVSGFIVRAHDPSVGTPLLATGGTLSALGAYVFVYLVWRTIDGSPAHRRAARRIDERMAVAPARARPPVVGAAPHAPS; encoded by the coding sequence ATGGAATGGTTCGTCAAGGCGTTCCTGAAGGCGAGCCTCGCGTGGCTCGCGCTCGGCGTCACGTTCGGCGTGGCGATGGCGGCGTACCCGCCGTGGACGATCTATCGGCTCGCCCACGTGCACATGGTGCTGCTCGGCTTCGTGACGATGATGATCTACGGCGTCGCGTACCACGTGATCCCGCGCTTCAGCGGCAATCCGCTGCGCAGCCGGCGCGCCGCGGCGTGGCACTGGTGGGGATCGAACGCGGGACTCGCGCTCATGGTGTCGGGGTTCATCGTCCGGGCCCACGATCCGTCGGTCGGCACGCCGCTGCTCGCGACCGGCGGCACGCTGTCCGCGTTAGGCGCGTACGTGTTCGTCTATCTCGTGTGGCGCACGATCGACGGCAGCCCGGCGCATCGTCGCGCGGCGCGTCGGATCGACGAGCGCATGGCAGTGGCGCCCGCCCGCGCTCGGCCGCCGGTCGTCGGTGCCGCGCCGCACGCGCCGTCGTGA
- a CDS encoding cbb3-type cytochrome c oxidase subunit I — translation MHSLVRRYLKTAIGFLAVGLLIGLWLVTARELGWGHVTPHAVSAHTHAILVGFVMLMILGVALWLFPRPAKEDARYQPRLAEAAYWLVTLGTAGRVAGELARALSGSAAAWLRWSIVLGGAMQVAGLGIFFYTMWSRIRPVGSAGREARGERF, via the coding sequence ATGCACAGCCTCGTCCGCCGCTACCTCAAGACCGCGATCGGCTTCCTCGCCGTCGGACTGCTCATCGGCCTCTGGCTCGTCACGGCCCGTGAGCTGGGCTGGGGTCACGTGACGCCGCACGCGGTGAGCGCCCACACGCACGCGATCCTCGTCGGGTTCGTGATGCTGATGATCCTCGGCGTGGCGCTGTGGCTCTTCCCGCGGCCGGCGAAGGAGGACGCGCGCTACCAGCCGCGCCTCGCCGAGGCGGCGTACTGGCTCGTGACGCTCGGCACGGCGGGGCGCGTCGCCGGCGAGCTCGCGCGCGCGCTGAGCGGTTCGGCCGCGGCGTGGCTGCGATGGTCGATCGTGTTAGGCGGCGCGATGCAGGTCGCGGGGCTCGGCATCTTCTTCTACACGATGTGGTCGCGCATCCGGCCCGTGGGGAGCGCGGGGCGCGAGGCGCGGGGCGAGCGGTTCTGA